From a single Osmerus eperlanus chromosome 8, fOsmEpe2.1, whole genome shotgun sequence genomic region:
- the LOC134024678 gene encoding E3 ubiquitin-protein ligase TRIM35-like isoform X2, with protein sequence MAGKWWGISEKDVSCPLCEDIFGDPVTLNCSHTLCELCVRKVWRNAGLRACPICKEGFWQNKPPINLSLKNICQAFLRERAGRAEQDPKEYLRLTLQASKKTLRKCNEEQLCCEESAAHVKTQALSTEKQIKAEFRKLERFLKMQKAARMAALEEELEVKTRALKDRMNGLEDKRSALTQTISCIEELLNAQDSSFNQNIEVTLQRASDLNIQSEPETNTLLNVAKHIGNLAFHVWEEMKTLVKYTPVTLDPNTPTPWLILSKDLTSVRDRITVKVPPNPERFEGPWVLGSEGFSQGSHSWDVAVPMEDWWVGVAPEAVSRYDPPGEIWAVHCNPSGDYFILHPSQDAVQLAVDMISNLRVTLDMDRGELSFFSDENAHLHTVSHAFRERMYPIFNCIDRLSVLSRALPLTLEPGTFCDHYKDCHCFEKRDLFDV encoded by the exons ATGGCCGGAAAATGGTGGGGTATTTCCGAGAAGGATGTCTCGTGCCCTCTTTGTGAGGACATTTTTGGGGACCCGGTCACACTGAATTGCAGCCACACGTTATGTGAACTCTGCGTTAGAAAAGTCTGGCGTAATGCTGGGCTGAGGGCATGTCCGATTTGCAAGGAAGGTTTTTGGCAAAACAAACCCCCCATCAACCTGTCTTTGAAGAACATTTGCCAGGCTTTTCTACGAGAAAGAGCAGGAAGAGCTGAGCAGGACCCAAAG GAATATCTGCGGTTGACACTACAGGCTTCGAAGAAAACGCTCCGGAAATGCAATGAAGAGCAGCTGTGCTGTGAGGAGTCGGCAGCGCATGTTAAG ACGCAGGCCCTCagcactgagaagcaaatcaaagCTGAGTTTCGAAAGCTCGAGAGGTTCCTGAAGATGCAGAAGGCAGCGAGGATGGCAGCACTGGAGGAGGAGCTCGAGGTGAAGACTCGCGCTTTGAAGGACAGGATGAATGGCCTGGAGGACAAGAGGTCTGCGTTAACGCAGACCATATCCTGTATAGAGGAGCTGCTGAACGCTCAAGATTCCAGTTTCaatcag AACATTGAGGTCACGTTACAAAG AGCCTCGGACCTCAACATCCAGTCGGAACCAGAGACGAATACCCTGCTGAACGTGGCCAAACACATCGGAAACCTTGCCTTCCACGTCTGGGAAGAGATGAAGACACTTGTTAAATACA CCCCAGTCACCCTGGACCCCAACACTCCGACCCCGTGGCTCATCCTCTCCAAGGACCTGACCAGCGTGAGAGACAGGATCACTGTGAAGGTACCACCCAACCCTGAGAGGTTCGAGGGCCCCTGGGTCCTGGGCTCCGAGGGCTTCAGTCAGGGGAGCCACAGCTGGGACGTGGCCGTGCCGATGGAGGactggtgggtgggggtggcccCCGAGGCTGTCAGCAGGTACGACCCCCCAGGAGAGATCTGGGCCGTCCACTGCAACCCCTCCGGCGATTACTTCATCCTCCATCCTAGCCAGGACGCCGTCCAGCTCGCTGTTGATATGATCAGCAACCTCCGAGTGACTTTAGACATGGACAGAGGAGAGCTTAGTTTTTTTTCCGACGAAAACGCACACctccacacagtctcacacgcCTTCCGGGAGAGAATGTACCCCATTTTTAACTGTATTGATCGGCTGAGCGTGTTGTCAAGGGCCCTGCCTCTTACGCTGGAACCGGGAACATTTTGTGACCACTATAAGGACTGCCACTGTTTCGAGAAGCGTGACTTGTTCGatgtttga
- the LOC134024678 gene encoding E3 ubiquitin-protein ligase TRIM35-like isoform X1, with translation MAGKWWGISEKDVSCPLCEDIFGDPVTLNCSHTLCELCVRKVWRNAGLRACPICKEGFWQNKPPINLSLKNICQAFLRERAGRAEQDPKEYLRLTLQASKKTLRKCNEEQLCCEESAAHVKTQALSTEKQIKAEFRKLERFLKMQKAARMAALEEELEVKTRALKDRMNGLEDKRSALTQTISCIEELLNAQDSSFNQQNIEVTLQRASDLNIQSEPETNTLLNVAKHIGNLAFHVWEEMKTLVKYTPVTLDPNTPTPWLILSKDLTSVRDRITVKVPPNPERFEGPWVLGSEGFSQGSHSWDVAVPMEDWWVGVAPEAVSRYDPPGEIWAVHCNPSGDYFILHPSQDAVQLAVDMISNLRVTLDMDRGELSFFSDENAHLHTVSHAFRERMYPIFNCIDRLSVLSRALPLTLEPGTFCDHYKDCHCFEKRDLFDV, from the exons ATGGCCGGAAAATGGTGGGGTATTTCCGAGAAGGATGTCTCGTGCCCTCTTTGTGAGGACATTTTTGGGGACCCGGTCACACTGAATTGCAGCCACACGTTATGTGAACTCTGCGTTAGAAAAGTCTGGCGTAATGCTGGGCTGAGGGCATGTCCGATTTGCAAGGAAGGTTTTTGGCAAAACAAACCCCCCATCAACCTGTCTTTGAAGAACATTTGCCAGGCTTTTCTACGAGAAAGAGCAGGAAGAGCTGAGCAGGACCCAAAG GAATATCTGCGGTTGACACTACAGGCTTCGAAGAAAACGCTCCGGAAATGCAATGAAGAGCAGCTGTGCTGTGAGGAGTCGGCAGCGCATGTTAAG ACGCAGGCCCTCagcactgagaagcaaatcaaagCTGAGTTTCGAAAGCTCGAGAGGTTCCTGAAGATGCAGAAGGCAGCGAGGATGGCAGCACTGGAGGAGGAGCTCGAGGTGAAGACTCGCGCTTTGAAGGACAGGATGAATGGCCTGGAGGACAAGAGGTCTGCGTTAACGCAGACCATATCCTGTATAGAGGAGCTGCTGAACGCTCAAGATTCCAGTTTCaatcag CAGAACATTGAGGTCACGTTACAAAG AGCCTCGGACCTCAACATCCAGTCGGAACCAGAGACGAATACCCTGCTGAACGTGGCCAAACACATCGGAAACCTTGCCTTCCACGTCTGGGAAGAGATGAAGACACTTGTTAAATACA CCCCAGTCACCCTGGACCCCAACACTCCGACCCCGTGGCTCATCCTCTCCAAGGACCTGACCAGCGTGAGAGACAGGATCACTGTGAAGGTACCACCCAACCCTGAGAGGTTCGAGGGCCCCTGGGTCCTGGGCTCCGAGGGCTTCAGTCAGGGGAGCCACAGCTGGGACGTGGCCGTGCCGATGGAGGactggtgggtgggggtggcccCCGAGGCTGTCAGCAGGTACGACCCCCCAGGAGAGATCTGGGCCGTCCACTGCAACCCCTCCGGCGATTACTTCATCCTCCATCCTAGCCAGGACGCCGTCCAGCTCGCTGTTGATATGATCAGCAACCTCCGAGTGACTTTAGACATGGACAGAGGAGAGCTTAGTTTTTTTTCCGACGAAAACGCACACctccacacagtctcacacgcCTTCCGGGAGAGAATGTACCCCATTTTTAACTGTATTGATCGGCTGAGCGTGTTGTCAAGGGCCCTGCCTCTTACGCTGGAACCGGGAACATTTTGTGACCACTATAAGGACTGCCACTGTTTCGAGAAGCGTGACTTGTTCGatgtttga
- the LOC134024679 gene encoding phospholipase ABHD3-like isoform X1, which produces MLLSHSELWKECLEFLSKPCTVVLGAITAALYYFWGREGQTPVLVCSDAFRHFLQKHCPVVDECFSPTPWCWGGRLQTLVRVFIKSSPKVAYRNELIRTPDGGQISLDWVDNGVSDAYPEAPSRPTVLILPGLTGNSQQTYVLHAVSQAVRRGYRCVVFNNRGFGGEELLTPVTFCAANTADLETVVLHVKQLLPQAPLLGTGVSLGGMLLLNYLARMGREAGLVAGLAMSVSWDTLQSCASLEQPINRLLFNRHLAANLCRSISRHRKILEPVIDMEHVMKSRTIREFDERYTSVMFGYKSCLEYYHDASPVHKLPKTTVPILCLNAADDPFSPKHAIPVAVAQRLPNVALLVTSHGGHIGFLEGLFPRGEGYMDRLFGQFIQAAFEHPGALKGACGGQEELAD; this is translated from the exons ATGCTCCTGTCTCACTCCGAGCTATGGAAAGAATGTTTGGAATTTCTGTCCAAGCCCTGCACAGTGGTCCTCGGCGCCATCACCGCTGCCCTCTATTACTTCTGGGGTCGTGAGGGCCAG aCACCAGTTCTGGTGTGCAGCGATGCATTTCGACATTTCCTCCAGAAGCACTGTCCTGTGGTGGACGAGTGTTTCAGCCCCACaccctggtgctggggggggcgTCTCCAGACCCTGGTCAGGGTCTTCATCAAGTCCAGTCCCAAGGTCGCCTACAGGAA tgaGTTGATCCGGACTCCAGACGGGGGCCAGATCTCTCTGGACTGGGTGGACAACGGGGTCAGCGATGCCTACCCAGAGGCCCCCTCTCGGCCCACGGTGCTCATCCTGCCGGGGCTGACGGGGAACAGCCAGCAGACCTACGTCCTCCACGCCGTCAGCCAGGCTGTCCGCCGGGGCTACAG gtgcgtGGTCTTCAACAACCGAGGctttggaggagaggagcttcTG accccTGTGACCTTCTGTGCAGCTAACACGGCCGACCTGGAGACGGTGGTCCTGCATGTGAAGCAGCTCCTGCCCCAGGCCCCCCTGTTGGGCACCGGCGTGTCTCTGGGAGG CATGCTGCTGTTGAACTACCTGGCTCGCATGGGCAGGGAGGCGGGGCTTGTTGCCGGGCTGGCCATGTCCGTCAGCTGGGACACGCTGCAGTCGTGCGCCTCCCTGGAGCAGCCAATCAACCGCCTCCTCTTCAACCGGCACCTCGCCGCCAACCTGTGCCGCTCCATCAGCAG GCACAGAAAAATCCTGGAGCCAGTGATTGATATGGAGCATGTGATGAAG TCGCGTACCATCCGTGAGTTCGACGAGCGCTACACCTCGGTGATGTTTGGCTACAAGTCGTGTTTGGAGTACTACCACGATGCCAGCCCCGTCCACAAGCTCCCCAAGACCACGGTGCCCATCCTGTGCCTGAACGCCGCCGACGACCCCTTCTCCCCCAAGCACG CCATCCCGGTGGCCGTGGCCCAGCGCCTGCCCAACGTGGCCCTGCTGGTGACGTCGCACGGCGGCCACATCGGCTTCCTGGAGGGCCTGTTCCCCCGGGGCGAGGGCTACATGGACCGCCTGTTCGGACAGTTCATCCAGGCGGCCTTCGAGCACCCCGGGGCCCTGAAGGGGGCCTGCGGCGGCCAGGAGGAGCTGGCGGACTGA
- the LOC134025211 gene encoding uncharacterized protein LOC134025211: protein MNDISLQLHHKQGAMASLLSDEDRDHLEDCLLDVEFSRAPDQVVLSEMDQINGTFLPANAASRKVCDRLWPMQLSCSTPNQQQAAPGTQEVEPDPVPTQRWASGATRGPTLMRRLDDSSDRCDPVLGTSASHTVENVSVVVEASHGGVSHDSLRVCNKVQLTVCGGALPSQRLLASTLVDGVMDGFIHYPSLTILNAKFTFDRVTEEREPGGGGGVRTVMYDARGRLDVRVHQLNAASRGEKLAENTISLVAMFLACSIAADELQAATKAPPEKPPSSSSSSSSSSSSPQGTCCPSGVTTKESIMPDRQQEK from the exons ATGAACGACATAAGCCTGCAGCTTCACCACAAACAAGGGGCTATGGCATCGCTACTGTCAGATGA AGATCGAGATCATTTGGAGGATTGTCTATTGGATGTG GAATTCAGCAGAGCTCCTGACCAGGTTGTGCTGTCTGAGATGGATCAAATCAATGGCACCTTCCTTCCTGCCAACGCCGcgagcagaaaagtgtgtgaCCGGCTTTGGCCCATGCAGCTGTCCTGCAGCACACCGAACCAACAGCAGGCCGCTCCCGGCACGCAGGAAGTCGAACCAGACCCCGTCCCGACCCAGCGGTGGGCCTCCGGAGCGACACGCGGGCCCACTTTAATGAGACGCCTCGACGACTCCAGCGACAGGTGCGACCCCGTGCTCGGCACCTCGGCCTCCCACACCGTGGAGAACGTTTCCGTGGTGGTGGAGGCCAGCCACGGTGGGGTCTCCCATGACAGCCTGAGGGTCTGCAACAAGGTCCAACTGACCGTGTGTGGAGGCGCCCTGCCCAGCCAACGCCTGCTAGCCAGCACCCTGGTGGACGGTGTGATGGATGGCTTCATCCACTACCCGTCCCTCACCATTCTGAACGCCAAGTTCACGTTCGACCGAGTGACGGAGGAGCGCGAgcccggcggcggcggcggcgtgcGCACGGTCATGTACGACGCGCGGGGCCGGCTGGACGTGCGCGTGCACCAGCTCAACGCGGCGTCCCGCGGGGAGAAGCTGGCCGAGAACACCATCAGTTTGGTGGCGATGTTTTTGGCCTGCAGCATTGCGGCCGATGAGCTCCAGGCTGCTACGAAGGCTCCCCCAGAGaagcccccttcctcctcctcctcctcctcctcctcctcctcctccccccaggggaCCTGCTGCCCTAGTGGGGTGACCACAAAG GAAAGTATCATGCCTGACAGACAGCAGGAAAAGTAA
- the prkg3 gene encoding cGMP-dependent protein kinase 1: MGDQLEELRQQLEKQTLINKELQNHNKDLEKRLQEKEKLLQELQSHYHDLEFPTQKNSYEGEPEVRMSRAAVMAPEPIPEDLEITQTRVKKTFGETSLIVKAIGKNDFLSRLDDEQTAMMVDLLVSVDFKPGKDVIEEGTEGDRMYIVADGDLHVTQAGRNLRTLTSGDVFGELAILYNCKRTATVKASTAVRLWCMERQTYRTIMTDKSKKKREQVMGFLKTARTLKDLNDVQLSKIIDSMEEMKFQNNDVIVKEGSEGNTFYIILKGKVQVTKKVNGQQKQIRTMSTGEHFGELALIREILRTATCTAIGPVTCFSIDKEVFEETIPIEHLELHNDFNMEQTDAPERTSSSSSLTLKDLVPVLYLEGRYQGQHVTLGVGGFGRVELVTTIHHGKYFATKRVSKKLIVAKRQQEHVLFEKRILKAIQSDFIVRLHGAFKDSRYIYMVMEFCSGGEIWTKLKEVGRFDEPVAVFCTACVVEAYSYLHKKGIMYRDLKPENLMLDSKGYVKVVDFGFAKELVRGAKTYSFCGTPEYMAPEIIQNQGHDFAADFWSLGVLVYELLVGSPPFSSSEPQKIYAKILDGVLKFPPYMSEAAKSLISKLCRPRPGQRLGNTKNGIKDVRNHRWFSSMNWHKLRVGQVEAPTVKLIRKGPCYINFDRFPYEQPQAEEEFSDWDRDF; the protein is encoded by the exons ATGGGGGACCAGTTGGAGGAGTTGAGGCAGCAGTTGGAGAAACAGACGCTGATCAACAAGGAGCTCCAGAACCACAACAAGGATCTGG AGAAAAGactgcaggagaaggagaagctgcTCCAGGAACTGCAGAGTCACTATCACGACCTCG AGTTCCCCACTCAGAAGAACAGCTATGAGGGCGAGCCAGAGGTCAGGATGAGCCGAGCGGCCGTCATGGCCCCCGAGCCAATCCCCGAAGACCTGGAGATCACACAGACCAGGGTCAAGAAGACCTTCGG CGAGACCAGTCTGATCGTCAAGGCGATCGGGAAGAATGACTTCCTGAGTCGGCTGGATGACGAGCAGACCGCCATGATGGTGGATTTACTAGTGTCCGTCGACTTCAAGCCCGGGAAGGATGTCATCgaggagggaacagagggagaTCGCATGTACAtcgtagcag ACGGCGACCTCCATGTGACCCAAGCCGGCCGCAACCTCCGAACTCTGACCTCTGGGGATGTGTTTGGGGAGCTGGCCATCTTGTACAACTGCAAGCGTACAGCCACGGTCAAAG CCAGCACAGCTGTGCGTCTGTGGTGCATGGAGAGACAGACCTACAGGACCATCATGACTGACAAGTCCAAGAAGAAACGAGAGCAAGTCATGGGCTTCTTGAAGAC GGCCCGCACTCTGAAGGACCTGAATGACGTCCAACTCTCCAAGATCATAGATTCCATGGAGGAG ATGAAGTTCCAGAACAATGATGTCATTGTCAAGGAGGGGTCTGAAGGCAACACGTTCTACATTATCCTCAAAGGAAAG gTCCAGGTGACTAAGAAGGTGAACGGTCAGCAGAAGCAGATTCGCACCATGAGCACAGGGGAACATTTCGGGGAACTGGCCCTCATACG AGAGATCCTAAGAACAGCCACCTGCACTGCCATCGGCCCTGTCACCTGTTTCTCCATCGATAAGGA GGTGTTTGAGGAGACCATTCCTATTGAGCACCTGGAGCTCCACAACGA cttcaACATGGAACAGACAGACGCTCCAGAGAGGAcgag ctccagctcctctctgacGCTGAAGGACCTGGTCCCAGTGCTGTACCTGGAGGGACGTTACCAGGGTCAGCACGTGACCCTGGGGGTGGGAGGCTTCGGCAGAGTCGAGCTG GTGACCACCATCCACCATGGGAAGTACTTTGCCACGAAGCGGGTCAGTAAGAAGCTGATCGTTGCCAAGCGACAGCAGGAGCACGTCCTGTTTGAGAAGAGGATCCTCAAGGCCATCCAGAGTGACTTCATCGTCAG gctgCACGGTGCCTTCAAGGACTCTCGCTACATCTACATGGTCATGGAATTCTGTTCTGGAGGAGAGATCTGGACCAAACTCAAAGAAGT GGGCCGTTTTGATGAGCCAGTCGCTGTGTTTTGCACAGCCTGTGTGGTGGAGGCCTACTCCTACCTCCACAAGAAGGGTATCATGTACAGGGACCTCAAACCTGAGAACCTGATGCTGGACTCTAAAGGCTACGTCAAAGTG GTGGACTTTGGCTTCGCCAAGGAGCTGGTGCGGGGTGCGAAGACCTACTCGTTCTGTGGGACCCCTGAGTACATGGCCCCGGAGATCATCCAGAACCAGGGCCACGACTTTGCGGCCGACTTCTGGTCCCTCGGGGTCCTGGTCTACGAGCTGCTGGTGGGGAG CCCCCCCTTCTCCAGCTCAGAGCCCCAGAAGATTTATGCGAAGATTCTGGACGGGGTTCTTAAGTTCCCCCCTTACATGAGCGAGGCTGCCAAATCCCTCATCAGTAAACTGTGCAG GCCTCGGCCAGGTCAGAGGTTAGGAAACACCAAGAACGGCATCAAAGATGTCCGGAACCACAG gTGGTTCAGCAGTATGAACTGGCACAAGCTGCGTGTGGGTCAGGTGGAGGCTCCTACAGTCAAGCTCATACGCAAG ggCCCCTGCTACATCAACTTTGATCGTTTCCCGTACGAGCAGCCTCAGGCTGAGGAGGAGTTCTCGGACTGGGACCGTGACTTCTGA
- the LOC134024679 gene encoding phospholipase ABHD3-like isoform X2 produces MHLLVTHPPMSSISLKCSDTCPLFSLSLSSSLLQTPVLVCSDAFRHFLQKHCPVVDECFSPTPWCWGGRLQTLVRVFIKSSPKVAYRNELIRTPDGGQISLDWVDNGVSDAYPEAPSRPTVLILPGLTGNSQQTYVLHAVSQAVRRGYRCVVFNNRGFGGEELLTPVTFCAANTADLETVVLHVKQLLPQAPLLGTGVSLGGMLLLNYLARMGREAGLVAGLAMSVSWDTLQSCASLEQPINRLLFNRHLAANLCRSISRHRKILEPVIDMEHVMKSRTIREFDERYTSVMFGYKSCLEYYHDASPVHKLPKTTVPILCLNAADDPFSPKHAIPVAVAQRLPNVALLVTSHGGHIGFLEGLFPRGEGYMDRLFGQFIQAAFEHPGALKGACGGQEELAD; encoded by the exons atgcacttACTTGTTACACATCCACCTATGTCCTCAATTTCTCTCAAGTGCTCTGACActtgtcctctcttctctctctccctctcctcctccctccttcagaCACCAGTTCTGGTGTGCAGCGATGCATTTCGACATTTCCTCCAGAAGCACTGTCCTGTGGTGGACGAGTGTTTCAGCCCCACaccctggtgctggggggggcgTCTCCAGACCCTGGTCAGGGTCTTCATCAAGTCCAGTCCCAAGGTCGCCTACAGGAA tgaGTTGATCCGGACTCCAGACGGGGGCCAGATCTCTCTGGACTGGGTGGACAACGGGGTCAGCGATGCCTACCCAGAGGCCCCCTCTCGGCCCACGGTGCTCATCCTGCCGGGGCTGACGGGGAACAGCCAGCAGACCTACGTCCTCCACGCCGTCAGCCAGGCTGTCCGCCGGGGCTACAG gtgcgtGGTCTTCAACAACCGAGGctttggaggagaggagcttcTG accccTGTGACCTTCTGTGCAGCTAACACGGCCGACCTGGAGACGGTGGTCCTGCATGTGAAGCAGCTCCTGCCCCAGGCCCCCCTGTTGGGCACCGGCGTGTCTCTGGGAGG CATGCTGCTGTTGAACTACCTGGCTCGCATGGGCAGGGAGGCGGGGCTTGTTGCCGGGCTGGCCATGTCCGTCAGCTGGGACACGCTGCAGTCGTGCGCCTCCCTGGAGCAGCCAATCAACCGCCTCCTCTTCAACCGGCACCTCGCCGCCAACCTGTGCCGCTCCATCAGCAG GCACAGAAAAATCCTGGAGCCAGTGATTGATATGGAGCATGTGATGAAG TCGCGTACCATCCGTGAGTTCGACGAGCGCTACACCTCGGTGATGTTTGGCTACAAGTCGTGTTTGGAGTACTACCACGATGCCAGCCCCGTCCACAAGCTCCCCAAGACCACGGTGCCCATCCTGTGCCTGAACGCCGCCGACGACCCCTTCTCCCCCAAGCACG CCATCCCGGTGGCCGTGGCCCAGCGCCTGCCCAACGTGGCCCTGCTGGTGACGTCGCACGGCGGCCACATCGGCTTCCTGGAGGGCCTGTTCCCCCGGGGCGAGGGCTACATGGACCGCCTGTTCGGACAGTTCATCCAGGCGGCCTTCGAGCACCCCGGGGCCCTGAAGGGGGCCTGCGGCGGCCAGGAGGAGCTGGCGGACTGA